The Megasphaera stantonii genome includes a window with the following:
- a CDS encoding Hsp70 family protein, with product MGKEIGIDFGTTNTVVSYFNKKGKLRQLKYKGDEIIPSAIYFYSKNEYVIGSLAKRLIIFDNQKQAGVLNFKPKIGEKEKIVVTAENGDTFSIRPREVARLFLNEIVHGIEEKLIKEFGPIEGCIDKTVITVPAKFNSTDKAAIKKAAKDAGFKTAKLVAEPTAAAVACQEDMGLDEGDIQDKAILVYDFGGGTFDVSIIRKEGNKFQEIATNGDKNLGGNTLTDRLAEELLNRINDEYGMELPFSEDEFDESYYTMPLIHYRQNMLAIWQAADVIKEELSESAEARKVCNIWLDDGTSAMYEAEFSRNELERYISRDVQRTIDITIRTIEEAREMGVENISPIVLAGGSSNIPFVKKSLEDKLVKDEIIYGDDVSTLISRGATILAECDLADELHDGKTNVQTGIAVTSGVQYGKFQAIIPENEPLPCSKTRRFKLMHDGQQRLEIHLYECDVKNFPKAVRIDDNGITLIDTLIIDDLPAGLQKDNTVIDVEITIQKDDTLAAVATVKDGTGNTIQSGSVSVKKESDLE from the coding sequence ATGGGAAAGGAAATAGGAATTGATTTTGGAACGACGAATACAGTCGTTTCATATTTTAATAAAAAAGGGAAATTACGCCAGTTAAAATATAAAGGCGACGAAATTATTCCCTCAGCTATCTATTTTTATAGTAAAAATGAATACGTCATAGGCAGCTTAGCTAAAAGACTTATTATATTCGATAACCAAAAACAAGCGGGGGTTTTGAATTTTAAGCCTAAAATTGGTGAAAAAGAAAAGATTGTCGTTACAGCAGAAAATGGGGACACATTTTCCATTCGACCTCGTGAAGTAGCGCGTTTATTTTTAAATGAAATTGTTCACGGCATAGAAGAAAAATTGATAAAAGAATTCGGTCCGATAGAAGGGTGCATCGATAAAACGGTTATTACTGTTCCGGCTAAATTTAATTCAACTGATAAAGCAGCGATTAAGAAGGCAGCTAAAGATGCAGGGTTTAAAACCGCTAAATTAGTGGCAGAACCGACGGCGGCGGCAGTAGCCTGCCAGGAAGATATGGGATTGGACGAGGGGGATATTCAGGACAAGGCGATTTTGGTCTATGATTTTGGCGGCGGTACTTTTGATGTGTCAATTATTCGCAAAGAAGGAAATAAATTTCAGGAAATTGCAACGAACGGCGACAAGAACTTAGGCGGCAATACGCTGACGGATCGTCTGGCTGAAGAATTACTGAATCGGATTAATGATGAGTATGGCATGGAATTACCTTTTTCGGAAGATGAATTCGACGAGTCATATTATACAATGCCTCTCATTCACTATCGTCAAAATATGTTAGCAATATGGCAAGCAGCAGATGTCATTAAAGAGGAATTATCAGAATCGGCGGAAGCGAGGAAAGTATGCAATATTTGGCTAGATGACGGTACTTCGGCTATGTATGAGGCAGAATTTTCTCGCAATGAATTAGAACGATATATTAGCAGAGATGTGCAGAGAACTATTGATATTACGATTCGGACCATTGAAGAAGCCAGGGAGATGGGTGTAGAAAATATCAGTCCTATTGTATTGGCCGGCGGCAGTTCCAATATACCTTTCGTCAAAAAATCCTTGGAGGATAAACTCGTTAAAGATGAAATCATATATGGTGATGATGTGTCGACGCTGATTTCACGAGGGGCAACCATTTTAGCTGAATGTGACCTAGCAGACGAACTTCACGATGGGAAGACGAATGTACAGACTGGCATAGCCGTAACATCAGGTGTGCAATATGGCAAGTTCCAGGCGATTATTCCAGAAAATGAGCCTCTGCCTTGCAGCAAGACGAGAAGGTTTAAGTTAATGCACGATGGACAGCAGCGGTTAGAAATACACCTTTATGAATGTGATGTAAAAAATTTTCCCAAAGCTGTACGGATTGATGACAACGGCATAACCCTGATTGATACGTTGATTATCGATGATTTGCCGGCAGGATTGCAGAAAGATAATACAGTCATAGACGTAGAGATTACAATACAAAAAGATGACACGCTGGCTGCTGTAGCTACTGTTAAAGACGGAACTGGTAATACGATTCAAAGCGGTAGCGTGTCAGTTAAGAAAGAGAGTGATTTAGAGTGA
- a CDS encoding phage baseplate assembly protein V — MKIKGFDDVFYIDEFELHKQRDGHSCCHFSAAISEDTADKYATMAGTAALVQLDDGMPVFNGIIQEISIEKTYSVTSLDVTLTSLSVLLDQDEKNRIFQDPQKKFCDLLSAQRLALSACELRLADKLKTEIYEAVAVQSQETDFAFIQRIAACCQTHLWVNDVFADKVIIAIDDVNINQRVMKIENEEIIASKYKQQCRGKKKWYSQDIKLQKYIELGRIVTLGKSSTKYVITAVTVRKVHESTEFTYEIEELKKKDIPKGADKFSLEKTIKLKARVTNVKDPEHRGRIQVEFIDDYVEDMDRTESKRAWFDYGTFYGGKRGGIVFLPDVGDVVEILFTNGTCFAYSALRQEALDEECSNVEEKYIGNNTKQRIFWKNNSLELHSFENKIYMDENKIELCVGSNQVCIDEDKILLKTAENELVLQKNGILIQADSTVDQQAKTIQIKGNSKVHMESGGSATVKSNSSLNLQGRTVHIS; from the coding sequence ATGAAGATCAAGGGATTTGACGACGTGTTTTATATTGATGAATTTGAACTGCACAAGCAGAGAGACGGCCATAGTTGCTGTCATTTCAGCGCTGCCATATCAGAGGATACAGCAGATAAGTATGCAACGATGGCAGGAACTGCAGCTTTAGTGCAGTTAGACGATGGCATGCCTGTTTTCAATGGCATTATTCAGGAAATCAGTATTGAAAAAACGTATTCGGTTACATCCCTTGATGTAACCTTGACATCCCTTTCTGTGCTTTTAGATCAAGATGAAAAAAACAGAATATTTCAAGATCCGCAAAAGAAATTTTGTGATTTGCTGTCAGCACAGCGGCTCGCACTATCAGCGTGCGAGCTGCGTCTGGCAGACAAATTAAAGACAGAAATTTATGAAGCTGTTGCAGTACAAAGTCAAGAAACTGATTTCGCTTTTATACAGCGTATAGCTGCGTGCTGTCAGACGCACCTGTGGGTTAATGACGTATTTGCAGATAAAGTTATTATCGCCATTGATGATGTTAATATAAATCAGCGGGTAATGAAGATAGAAAATGAGGAGATTATTGCCTCTAAATACAAACAGCAGTGCAGAGGAAAGAAGAAATGGTACAGTCAAGATATAAAACTTCAAAAGTATATTGAATTAGGGCGTATTGTAACATTAGGAAAAAGCAGTACAAAATATGTAATTACAGCTGTTACTGTAAGGAAAGTACACGAAAGCACTGAATTTACATATGAAATTGAAGAATTGAAAAAGAAAGATATACCTAAAGGGGCGGATAAGTTTTCTTTGGAAAAAACGATAAAGCTTAAAGCTCGGGTTACTAATGTGAAAGATCCGGAACATAGAGGCCGGATTCAGGTTGAATTTATTGATGACTATGTAGAAGATATGGACCGAACTGAAAGTAAGAGGGCTTGGTTTGATTATGGTACTTTCTATGGCGGAAAACGGGGAGGTATTGTTTTTCTTCCTGATGTAGGAGATGTAGTCGAAATTCTCTTCACTAATGGAACTTGTTTTGCATATTCGGCATTACGGCAGGAAGCTTTAGATGAAGAATGCAGCAATGTAGAAGAAAAATATATTGGAAATAATACGAAGCAGCGTATCTTTTGGAAAAATAATTCTTTAGAGCTGCATTCATTTGAAAATAAAATATATATGGATGAAAATAAAATTGAATTATGTGTAGGCAGCAACCAGGTTTGTATAGATGAAGATAAAATATTATTAAAAACGGCTGAAAACGAATTAGTTTTGCAGAAAAATGGCATTCTAATTCAGGCTGATAGTACAGTAGATCAGCAGGCTAAGACGATACAAATCAAAGGAAATAGCAAGGTGCACATGGAATCTGGCGGTTCTGCAACTGTAAAAAGCAACAGTTCTTTGAATTTGCAGGGCAGGACTGTGCATATTTCTTAA